The Zingiber officinale cultivar Zhangliang chromosome 9A, Zo_v1.1, whole genome shotgun sequence genome window below encodes:
- the LOC122021217 gene encoding mannose-specific lectin-like gives MASLVMLSVTVLLGLLLPFSVADSVLNGGGTLYSGQSLNQGAYTFVMQPDCNLVLYDSGLAVWSSGTYNQGYNCVLRMQTDGNLVIYSNGNDAIWASNTSGPEGNFILVLQSDRNVVIYSCPIWATGTNTANSKGVVIVNRGHNDTSSITAADEPMNRKIAMVTKN, from the coding sequence ATGGCTTCCCTTGTCATGCTCTCTGTTACTGTCCTGCTCGGCCTCCTCCTGCCTTTCTCGGTGGCCGACAGCGTACTCAACGGTGGCGGCACGCTGTACAGCGGCCAATCCCTCAACCAAGGCGCCTACACCTTCGTCATGCAGCCCGACTGCAACCTGGTGCTGTACGACAGCGGCCTGGCCGTGTGGTCCTCCGGCACCTACAACCAAGGCTACAACTGCGTCCTGCGCATGCAGACCGACGGCAACCTCGTCATCTACAGCAACGGCAACGACGCTATTTGGGCGAGCAACACCAGCGGCCCGGAGGGCAACTTCATCCTCGTCCTGCAGAGCGACCGTAACGTCGTCATCTACAGCTGCCCTATATGGGCCACCGGCACCAACACTGCCAATTCCAAAGGCGTCGTGATCGTCAACAGGGGCCACAACGATACTAGTAGCATCACGGCGGCGGATGAACCCATGAACAGGAAGATCGCCATGGTGACTAAGAATTAA